From the genome of Fragaria vesca subsp. vesca unplaced genomic scaffold, FraVesHawaii_1.0 scf0512956, whole genome shotgun sequence, one region includes:
- the LOC101294421 gene encoding auxin-induced protein 5NG4-like, whose product MAGEMKGFDEWKPFIAMVAIDFSFAIVNILLKKVLDEGMNHLVLITYRLTISTIFLAPISYFWERNSRPKLTPRIVCYLFLSAIVGSSITQYFFLLGIQYTSATFACAFVNMVPMVTFIMALPFGIETVDLKCNSGRAKVLGTLVCLCGAVILTLYKGVPLFDHSKSTGTQITMMDHGIKLSSTRNKERWTIGSVALVAGTLLWSSWFLVQSNISKLYPCQYSSTTIMNFFGAIQSAILGLCTSRNLSVWVLRGKAQVLTVMFAGMIASGLGFVGMSWCVKKRGPVFTAAFSPLVQIMAAMIGIPMFHEQLHVGSLLGSIIVIIGLYILLWGKKKEMQKCKLEEAQEAEAMKEQEQPPLPVTIRVSVDDDSRCP is encoded by the exons ATGGCCGGGGAGATGAAGGGTTTCGACGAATGGAAGCCTTTCATTGCTATGGTAGCCATAGATTTTTCGTTTGCCATAGTGAATATTCTGCTGAAGAAAGTGCTTGATGAAGGAATGAACCATTTGGTTCTCATTACGTATCGGTTGACAATTTCGACCATCTTCTTGGCTCCAATTAGCTACTTTTGGGAAAG GAATAGTAGACCAAAGCTCACACCAAGGATTGTGTGTTACCTCTTCCTGAGTGCCATTGTTGG GTCATCCATAACACAGTACTTCTTTCTCCTTGGAATCCAATACACATCTGCTACTTTTGCTTGTGCCTTTGTCAACATGGTGCCTATGGTCACATTCATCATGGCATTACCGTTCGg GATAGAGACGGTGGACTTGAAATGCAACAGTGGTAGAGCCAAAGTACTCGGAACACTGGTGTGCTTATGCGGTGCAGTGATATTGACACTTTACAAAGGAGTTCCTTTGTTTGATCATTCGAAATCTACGGGTACTCAAATTACCATGATGGATCATGGTATCAAGCTTAGCAGCACCAGAAATAAAGAGAGATGGACTATTGGTTCAGTAGCTTTGGTTGCAGGAACTCTGTTATGGTCTTCATGGTTTCTAGTACAATCAAACATAAGCAAGCTATATCCATGTCAGTATTCCAGCACTACTATAATGAACTTCTTCGGTGCCATTCAGTCAGCAATCTTAGGTTTGTGCACTAGTAGAAACCTCTCCGTGTGGGTTCTGAGGGGAAAGGCTCAAGTCCTCACTGTCATGTTTGCT GGGATGATAGCATCAGGCTTGGGCTTTGTGGGGATGTCATGGTGTGTGAAGAAAAGGGGACCTGTGTTTACTGCAGCATTTAGCCCCCTTGTTCAGATTATGGCTGCGATGATCGGAATCCCAATGTTTCATGAACAACTCCACGTTGGAAG CTTGTTGGGGTCTATCATTGTGATAATTGGCTTGTACATTCTTCTCtggggaaagaaaaaagaaatgcagaAGTGTAAGTTAGAAGAAGCCCAAGAAGCCGAAGCGATGAAGGAGCAGGAGCAACCACCGCTGCCAGTCACCATCAGAGTCtctgttgatgatgattcaaGGTGTCCATGA